One window of Methanothermobacter tenebrarum genomic DNA carries:
- a CDS encoding DUF2109 domain-containing protein, with protein sequence MIEETIISCIVIYMVLRLFITQNRLERMPYLNVINFGVAAVITLKNPSPLGAIASMVYFILATVGANAIAFTISKVKEIEHGD encoded by the coding sequence ATGATAGAAGAGACGATAATATCCTGTATAGTAATATATATGGTTTTAAGACTCTTCATAACCCAGAATAGGCTGGAAAGGATGCCATACCTTAACGTTATAAACTTTGGCGTGGCAGCAGTTATAACACTTAAAAATCCGTCGCCACTAGGCGCCATAGCATCTATGGTATATTTTATACTCGCAACCGTAGGCGCAAATGCCATAGCATTCACCATAAGTAAGGTAAAGGAGATAGAACATGGTGATTGA
- a CDS encoding DUF2108 domain-containing protein produces MVIEFVYAAAILMIVGALGGVLQTRPIDKFLMLAVLGDGLISIVATFGYLDVAMASSFMTFVGIIIMMIGLVRVLEIRKMRGELG; encoded by the coding sequence ATGGTGATTGAATTCGTATATGCCGCGGCCATACTCATGATAGTCGGAGCCCTAGGGGGTGTGCTCCAGACAAGACCCATAGACAAATTCCTAATGTTAGCAGTCCTAGGGGATGGTCTGATTAGTATCGTGGCAACCTTCGGCTACCTTGACGTGGCAATGGCATCATCATTCATGACATTCGTGGGGATAATTATAATGATGATAGGACTAGTTAGAGTGCTTGAAATCAGAAAAATGCGAGGCGAACTAGGATGA
- a CDS encoding DUF2107 family protein, whose product MISATGTLPLISFYLGLTLVLIGGLGVVFGPKTSTEPIVRIINFTVPSTGVALIFLSYNYTLAMLTFLSVNPILYIIMIRAIIRLEEMGGFTS is encoded by the coding sequence ATGATATCAGCCACTGGGACGCTCCCATTAATATCATTCTACCTCGGATTAACCCTAGTATTAATCGGTGGTTTAGGTGTTGTATTCGGGCCTAAAACCTCAACAGAGCCCATAGTTAGGATAATAAACTTTACAGTCCCCTCCACCGGAGTGGCGTTGATCTTTTTAAGTTATAATTATACCCTTGCAATGCTAACATTCCTAAGCGTGAACCCAATCCTCTACATTATAATGATAAGGGCCATTATAAGATTAGAAGAAATGGGAGGCTTTACAAGTTGA
- a CDS encoding DUF2106 family protein, whose protein sequence is MIGRILNSLAEPRVVPKIFALAIAIVLVFSLPLPFHLNPEQVYPKPTPQLQIELAKKNVDISYNLAPYNRGGLPVDPNNKGIVKSQYRSPHEGWITAYLTPFSQWMKDISYHLGTTIVAHPGGILDEILYYTRGLDTILESSILFTAFTIASWVILNRTRKMMGE, encoded by the coding sequence TTGATAGGGAGAATCTTAAATTCCCTAGCCGAGCCTAGGGTTGTCCCGAAGATATTCGCATTGGCCATAGCAATAGTATTAGTTTTTAGTTTGCCTCTCCCATTCCACCTCAACCCAGAACAAGTCTATCCTAAACCCACGCCACAACTCCAGATAGAGTTGGCCAAGAAAAATGTTGATATAAGCTATAACCTCGCCCCCTATAATCGTGGCGGATTACCAGTAGACCCCAACAATAAGGGTATAGTGAAATCACAGTACAGGAGCCCACATGAGGGTTGGATAACAGCCTATCTAACACCATTCTCCCAGTGGATGAAGGATATCTCATACCATCTAGGCACCACCATCGTAGCGCACCCCGGGGGGATACTAGATGAAATACTATACTATACAAGGGGATTAGACACTATACTCGAATCATCCATACTATTCACCGCTTTCACAATAGCATCCTGGGTTATATTAAACAGGACCAGAAAAATGATGGGAGAATAA
- a CDS encoding DUF2105 family protein produces the protein MDPSSIVPNLVPQIIINFYPIAIIIAILTATIGLSGVIIERDDFQKILIIQIVTYAMLIIVAAVGTDLAEALILPGLVVSLAEILAVTEVLIFREYTKRGTSYPKLKKYKPIEMEIIKTAIPITSLLCVIYGTILTGFTGGAVAGAGILIYLFIGEPKGLSHDFWEEMSGVSGLAWCLWLLGFLLYFLNPRLWLVALFMSGGGIIIKVALKFGLLGILNREEFNK, from the coding sequence ATGGATCCTAGTTCAATAGTCCCTAATCTCGTGCCCCAGATAATCATAAACTTTTACCCCATAGCAATTATAATCGCCATCTTAACAGCCACCATAGGACTCTCAGGGGTTATAATAGAAAGGGACGATTTCCAAAAGATCCTAATAATCCAGATAGTCACCTATGCCATGCTAATAATCGTGGCAGCTGTGGGAACAGACCTAGCCGAGGCCCTCATCCTCCCAGGGTTAGTTGTATCACTAGCCGAGATACTAGCAGTAACAGAAGTGCTAATCTTCAGAGAATATACAAAAAGGGGAACCAGCTACCCCAAGTTGAAAAAATATAAACCCATCGAAATGGAAATTATAAAAACAGCCATCCCCATAACCTCACTCCTCTGCGTCATATATGGCACCATCCTAACAGGATTTACAGGGGGTGCAGTCGCAGGGGCTGGTATACTCATCTACCTCTTCATAGGAGAACCAAAAGGCCTATCACATGATTTCTGGGAGGAAATGTCAGGAGTCTCAGGACTTGCATGGTGCCTATGGCTTCTAGGATTCCTATTATACTTCCTAAACCCAAGATTATGGCTCGTGGCACTTTTCATGTCAGGTGGTGGGATCATAATCAAAGTAGCCCTGAAATTCGGACTTCTAGGAATACTAAACCGGGAAGAATTCAACAAATAA
- a CDS encoding respiratory chain complex I subunit 1 family protein, translating to MNYLSTINLPYMLLEIITAFIIGGLLLGLQRKIIARIQGRPGPPIIQHLLHTFKFYIKELSIPRTSSMPLYVAIVMALDGLWVLALIIGPILHGPLGIVILCYAIHKVSEHGIGLASGSPYTKMGSCRAVLSATAEMPLMAVMALVYFKTHTLIISGIINYQLNHGPLITQLPLCALAVFILLVSKAPYSPFGIVWGKDIVSGYKTEHFGVIRGVLMMGEIIGYFVLLWCFLTLFLGSIINTPLEYIIGMSVITIILGFICALTPMVAPYHSVMIQWIFAVLALVNAVLV from the coding sequence ATGAACTACCTCTCAACCATCAATTTACCCTACATGCTATTAGAGATAATCACAGCATTCATAATAGGAGGACTGCTATTAGGACTCCAGAGAAAGATTATAGCGAGGATCCAGGGCAGGCCAGGACCACCCATAATACAACATCTCCTCCACACATTCAAATTCTATATAAAGGAGCTTTCAATCCCCAGAACCTCCAGCATGCCATTATACGTGGCGATAGTAATGGCATTAGATGGTCTATGGGTTCTCGCCCTTATCATAGGCCCCATCCTACATGGTCCACTCGGCATTGTAATATTATGTTATGCCATACACAAGGTCTCAGAACATGGGATAGGCCTAGCCTCCGGGTCTCCCTATACAAAAATGGGAAGCTGCAGGGCTGTTCTCTCTGCTACCGCTGAAATGCCCCTAATGGCAGTCATGGCACTAGTATACTTCAAAACCCACACCCTAATCATAAGTGGTATAATCAACTATCAGCTCAACCACGGACCCCTCATCACACAATTACCATTATGTGCATTGGCCGTGTTCATACTATTAGTCTCAAAGGCCCCTTATAGTCCATTTGGGATCGTCTGGGGTAAAGACATAGTATCAGGTTACAAGACTGAACATTTTGGGGTTATAAGAGGCGTTCTAATGATGGGTGAAATCATAGGATACTTTGTACTCCTATGGTGCTTCTTAACCCTCTTCCTCGGGAGTATAATAAACACGCCACTAGAGTATATCATAGGAATGTCCGTCATTACAATCATCTTAGGGTTTATCTGTGCCTTGACGCCAATGGTGGCACCATACCATTCCGTGATGATACAATGGATATTCGCAGTACTGGCCCTCGTAAATGCTGTCCTTGTGTGA
- a CDS encoding energy-converting hydrogenase subunit EhaL family protein encodes MPYFTYLPHLVMFAIGLLIGLEVSYKWHGEPFVKKRIEPIPLIVALIGGGLMIIYAPLGLFLIGFVIGMRPGYGVYESIIGILLALILWVTL; translated from the coding sequence ATGCCATACTTCACCTACCTTCCACATTTGGTCATGTTCGCCATTGGACTGCTAATAGGATTAGAGGTAAGTTATAAGTGGCACGGCGAACCCTTCGTAAAAAAAAGGATAGAACCCATACCCCTTATAGTCGCCTTAATAGGGGGAGGGCTCATGATCATCTACGCACCCCTTGGATTATTCCTCATAGGATTCGTGATCGGGATGAGACCAGGATATGGCGTTTATGAGAGTATAATAGGGATCCTACTCGCATTAATATTATGGGTGACCCTATGA
- a CDS encoding DUF1959 family protein, with protein MTDETIKKIKLWKLESYAYKDQVLKKLAETLKIPTEKVEELLAKNLDMARIESSHSSMEQAILFRLEKQIELDLGLDYLYHLELLDKEQVKSIKEEIIKELEVSGKLEINPEEYEKLIEEARKKIIKILEGSG; from the coding sequence ATGACCGACGAGACAATAAAAAAGATAAAACTGTGGAAACTTGAAAGTTACGCCTACAAAGACCAAGTACTGAAGAAACTCGCAGAAACCCTGAAGATCCCAACAGAAAAAGTGGAGGAATTACTAGCCAAGAACCTAGACATGGCAAGGATAGAATCATCCCACTCATCAATGGAACAGGCAATACTTTTCAGACTTGAAAAACAAATAGAACTAGACCTAGGACTAGACTACCTATACCACCTAGAACTCCTAGATAAAGAACAAGTAAAATCCATAAAAGAGGAAATCATAAAAGAATTGGAAGTTTCCGGGAAACTAGAAATCAACCCGGAAGAGTATGAAAAACTGATAGAAGAGGCCAGGAAGAAGATAATAAAAATCCTAGAGGGGAGTGGATGA
- a CDS encoding NADH-quinone oxidoreductase subunit B family protein, with product MIKDFIRKRSIHVCLICTGGCNGCDIEVAALLSKRYDIEQYGIYLHNNPRECDALLVTGHVAKQWQEKLIELYNKVPEPKAVLAIGACALTGGIFQQETDKTGAPVSNFIPVDAEVPGCPPRPAEIATAILKYVPAVLASYSK from the coding sequence ATGATAAAAGACTTCATAAGGAAAAGATCCATTCACGTTTGCCTAATCTGCACCGGAGGATGCAACGGATGCGACATAGAAGTAGCAGCCCTACTATCAAAAAGATACGACATCGAACAATACGGCATATACCTCCATAACAACCCACGTGAATGCGACGCACTCCTAGTCACAGGCCATGTGGCCAAACAATGGCAAGAAAAACTCATAGAATTATACAACAAGGTCCCGGAGCCAAAGGCAGTCCTTGCAATAGGAGCATGCGCCCTAACCGGGGGAATATTCCAACAAGAAACCGACAAAACAGGAGCCCCAGTAAGCAACTTCATCCCAGTAGACGCCGAAGTACCAGGATGCCCACCAAGACCAGCAGAGATAGCCACAGCCATACTAAAATACGTACCAGCAGTCCTGGCCAGCTACTCAAAATAA
- a CDS encoding nickel-dependent hydrogenase large subunit, translating into MTYVPIGPIHPGIKEPLRIKLKTEGERVVAAEVDLGYFYRGAEQIAKGKPWQKVVYLSERVCGICSHFHPVTFIEGLEKIADCEPPLRAQYLRVIVGELNRIQSHLIANALYFLAIEHETLAIYLLNTREKIMDLTEMITGNRVHYAWNIVGGVRMDIKESQKKKILENLDIVEPAVYRYRKMFKTGLFLGLRSKDIGKMSKEDAIDVRAVGPTARGSGVKFDWRQKHPTFTDYFDFKPVWRKEGDNYARMMVRFDEILESIKIIRRAIDELPEGPIRKEYKIPEGSVDNRYEAPRGEVTYIFETAKNGIIKDITIRTPTIMNLEACVKHMFKDSPTIADAVAIYQSIDPCIACTERVTIIDEHGHKKDFMGMNKLKNIHPQGGDEG; encoded by the coding sequence ATGACCTATGTACCCATCGGACCAATCCACCCCGGTATAAAAGAACCACTAAGGATAAAACTCAAAACAGAAGGAGAACGGGTAGTGGCCGCCGAAGTCGACCTGGGCTATTTCTATCGTGGCGCGGAACAAATAGCCAAGGGCAAACCATGGCAAAAAGTAGTCTACCTTTCAGAGAGAGTCTGCGGCATATGCTCCCACTTCCACCCAGTAACATTCATCGAAGGCCTAGAGAAAATCGCGGACTGCGAACCCCCACTCAGAGCACAATACCTACGAGTAATAGTAGGTGAACTCAACCGTATACAAAGTCACCTAATCGCCAATGCATTATATTTCCTGGCAATAGAACATGAAACCCTCGCCATATACCTACTAAACACCCGAGAAAAGATAATGGACCTCACAGAGATGATAACAGGCAACAGAGTACACTACGCCTGGAACATAGTCGGCGGGGTTAGAATGGACATAAAAGAATCCCAAAAAAAGAAAATATTAGAAAACCTGGATATCGTGGAACCAGCAGTATACCGCTACAGGAAAATGTTCAAAACAGGACTATTCCTAGGTTTAAGGTCCAAGGATATAGGGAAAATGAGCAAAGAAGATGCAATAGATGTAAGGGCAGTAGGACCCACAGCAAGGGGCTCAGGGGTCAAATTTGACTGGAGACAAAAACATCCAACCTTCACAGACTACTTCGACTTCAAACCAGTCTGGAGAAAAGAAGGTGACAACTATGCAAGGATGATGGTAAGATTCGACGAAATACTAGAATCCATAAAAATCATAAGAAGAGCCATTGACGAACTCCCAGAAGGGCCCATAAGGAAAGAATACAAAATACCCGAGGGTTCAGTTGATAACAGATATGAAGCCCCAAGAGGCGAAGTCACATACATATTTGAAACAGCAAAAAATGGTATTATAAAGGATATAACCATAAGAACCCCGACTATAATGAACCTTGAAGCCTGTGTAAAGCACATGTTCAAGGATTCGCCTACAATAGCAGATGCAGTTGCCATATACCAGAGTATAGATCCTTGCATCGCCTGCACCGAACGTGTAACAATAATCGATGAACACGGACACAAAAAAGACTTTATGGGCATGAACAAGCTTAAGAACATACACCCCCAGGGGGGAGATGAGGGGTAA
- a CDS encoding 4Fe-4S binding protein — translation MSSVIWYIYEFARKKWIKRFLDAKTDPEIVESPSRFRDFPQVQKELCISCGACVASCPSPGAIKLVRDDEMEMAYPVINESACIRCGFCVEVCPTEPKTLKTGENYLIKEEYRILPKETIYVIDDYLCIRCEKCKDACKVGAISSTDNIITIDQSKCVSCGDCAKACPIKGAIKEVFITNIDEQKEIIKILVESLEEAINLEVERVRKLPDYEPEKIIKLEFPLSKIVEKALGILPDKEKVTKIIENITDRLKINVITWDEEKCKGCRLCIDECPTGALTYNKEKGITERDPEKCLRCSICYQTCPFGVPGLYTARFLLRDDKILITLKPSQIRG, via the coding sequence ATGTCCTCTGTAATATGGTACATATACGAATTCGCGAGGAAAAAATGGATTAAAAGATTCCTAGATGCTAAAACAGACCCCGAGATAGTTGAGTCACCATCAAGGTTCAGAGATTTCCCACAAGTCCAAAAAGAATTATGCATTTCCTGCGGGGCCTGCGTAGCCTCCTGCCCATCCCCAGGGGCTATAAAATTAGTGAGAGACGATGAAATGGAAATGGCTTATCCGGTCATAAACGAATCAGCTTGTATAAGATGCGGATTCTGCGTGGAAGTGTGCCCAACAGAACCAAAAACCCTCAAAACAGGCGAAAATTATCTTATAAAAGAAGAATATCGGATATTGCCAAAGGAGACCATCTATGTAATCGACGACTACCTCTGCATACGCTGCGAAAAATGCAAAGACGCTTGCAAAGTAGGAGCCATATCATCAACAGATAATATAATCACCATAGACCAGTCAAAATGCGTATCATGTGGGGATTGCGCCAAAGCATGCCCAATAAAAGGGGCCATAAAAGAAGTTTTCATTACAAACATCGACGAACAAAAAGAAATAATTAAAATATTAGTCGAAAGTTTAGAAGAGGCAATAAACCTGGAAGTTGAAAGGGTCAGAAAATTGCCAGATTACGAACCTGAAAAGATTATAAAATTGGAATTCCCCCTATCCAAAATCGTGGAAAAAGCCCTGGGGATACTCCCAGACAAGGAAAAAGTAACCAAGATAATAGAAAATATAACAGACAGACTTAAAATCAACGTAATAACCTGGGATGAAGAAAAATGCAAAGGCTGTAGATTATGCATAGACGAATGTCCAACAGGCGCCCTAACCTACAACAAAGAGAAAGGCATCACTGAAAGAGACCCTGAAAAGTGTCTAAGGTGCAGCATATGCTACCAAACATGCCCATTCGGAGTCCCAGGATTATACACTGCAAGATTCCTCCTAAGAGACGATAAGATTCTCATAACCTTGAAACCATCCCAGATAAGGGGCTGA
- a CDS encoding 4Fe-4S binding protein has product MDDKKCKECKDRPCLKVCPVDAIHEIPPDNHIEIDEKCIGCILCREACPYDAIKMKTILSEPIREPIPTINPKLCLNCGACVATCKTGAIELVASGKEEIHPVIDEEKCVRCGYCARSCPSEAIKYGEILPRAVATGKALVIDPKQCIGCMTCTRVCPSKGAIKVGKVSKLPYIDPAYCARCEKCMDVCPSTAIKYTTRTAASRKFNRIHTTEIVSEVLEKETEKIAEATSKINSILEDIANNIIKEHDEKEFEIDVTDQIKEEIKEIMDGEIEIDEIVEIIEKTKPHREIKSLEEKCVGCGACVDECPVKCIELEMPAPISIGEECVYCGKCVQVCPVKAIKIREEFFTVKDDKILFKRREIKEPKSGKVIHDDMICQACGICVNKCPVNALSLKDDKIIIDQETCISCGECENICPVNAIKLIENGA; this is encoded by the coding sequence ATAGACGACAAAAAATGCAAAGAATGCAAAGATAGGCCCTGCCTCAAAGTCTGCCCAGTGGATGCCATACATGAAATACCACCAGACAACCACATCGAAATAGACGAAAAATGTATAGGATGCATACTATGCAGAGAAGCATGCCCATATGACGCCATAAAAATGAAAACCATCCTATCAGAGCCTATAAGAGAACCAATACCAACCATAAACCCAAAACTTTGCCTAAACTGTGGAGCATGCGTTGCAACTTGTAAAACCGGGGCCATAGAACTCGTAGCCTCTGGTAAAGAGGAAATACACCCAGTGATAGACGAAGAAAAATGTGTGAGATGTGGCTACTGCGCCCGCTCATGCCCCTCAGAGGCCATAAAATATGGTGAAATCCTACCAAGAGCCGTGGCCACAGGAAAAGCCCTAGTCATAGACCCTAAACAGTGCATAGGCTGCATGACATGCACTAGAGTCTGCCCATCCAAAGGGGCTATAAAAGTCGGTAAAGTAAGCAAATTACCCTACATAGACCCTGCATATTGTGCAAGATGCGAAAAATGCATGGACGTATGCCCCTCAACCGCCATCAAATACACCACAAGGACCGCAGCCTCCAGAAAGTTCAATAGGATACATACCACAGAGATCGTCTCAGAAGTTCTAGAAAAAGAAACAGAAAAAATAGCGGAAGCCACAAGCAAAATAAATTCCATCCTAGAAGATATTGCCAATAATATCATCAAAGAACATGACGAAAAAGAGTTTGAAATAGATGTAACAGACCAGATAAAAGAAGAAATCAAGGAAATCATGGATGGAGAAATAGAAATAGATGAAATAGTGGAAATAATCGAAAAAACTAAACCACATAGGGAGATAAAAAGTTTAGAGGAGAAATGTGTTGGTTGCGGGGCTTGCGTCGACGAATGCCCAGTAAAATGCATAGAACTCGAAATGCCAGCCCCAATAAGCATAGGAGAAGAATGTGTATACTGTGGAAAATGCGTGCAAGTTTGTCCAGTAAAGGCAATAAAAATCAGAGAAGAATTCTTCACAGTCAAAGATGACAAGATACTATTTAAAAGAAGGGAAATCAAGGAACCCAAAAGCGGAAAAGTCATCCACGATGATATGATCTGCCAAGCATGTGGCATCTGCGTGAACAAATGCCCAGTAAATGCCCTAAGCCTCAAAGACGATAAGATCATAATTGACCAGGAAACGTGTATCAGCTGTGGCGAATGTGAAAACATATGCCCAGTAAACGCCATCAAACTAATCGAAAATGGTGCATAA
- a CDS encoding 4Fe-4S binding protein: MDITFKKSKNALKKDIQRRYMELEAMEGQSLDIGKCKMEGKFITISPECVRCNLCAEECPVDAIADAKATRPARLLENCVKCEICAQTCPIRCINVVESAATIDDEVKYHLKDMKIPHRTLKMKNIKVDSEKCKGCGTCVRFCPTGAIRLEDETATIDASICIGCGACANVCEEGAIKLERELGPVIKTKELLIDQEACVACQICEENCPTDAIRLEDEKLIFSEDKCILCEVCSTKCPVGALKLKRLSHES; this comes from the coding sequence ATGGATATAACATTTAAAAAGAGTAAAAACGCGCTTAAAAAGGACATACAAAGAAGATACATGGAATTAGAGGCCATGGAAGGCCAAAGTCTAGATATTGGAAAATGTAAAATGGAAGGTAAATTCATAACAATCTCTCCAGAGTGTGTGAGATGTAATCTATGCGCTGAGGAATGTCCAGTTGATGCCATAGCCGATGCAAAGGCTACTAGACCTGCTAGATTACTTGAAAATTGTGTGAAATGTGAAATATGCGCCCAGACTTGTCCCATAAGGTGCATAAACGTGGTTGAGAGCGCAGCAACAATAGACGATGAAGTGAAATACCATCTCAAAGACATGAAAATACCCCACAGAACCCTAAAGATGAAAAACATAAAAGTAGACAGTGAAAAGTGTAAAGGTTGCGGTACATGTGTCAGATTCTGTCCAACCGGCGCCATAAGACTCGAAGATGAAACTGCGACCATAGACGCCAGTATATGTATCGGCTGCGGGGCTTGTGCAAATGTGTGTGAAGAAGGCGCGATAAAACTTGAAAGAGAACTCGGACCCGTGATAAAGACAAAAGAACTTCTAATAGACCAAGAAGCTTGTGTCGCATGCCAAATATGTGAAGAAAATTGTCCAACAGACGCCATAAGACTCGAAGACGAGAAACTCATATTTTCAGAAGATAAATGTATATTATGTGAAGTATGCTCTACCAAATGCCCAGTAGGCGCACTAAAATTAAAGAGGTTATCCCATGAAAGTTAA
- a CDS encoding CBS domain-containing protein, whose product MKVKELMDKKFIVVGPDADLDEVSEKMETYKRFTIPVVDEEKKLIGWITSLNVIRGLREGKKRVSEIMHIPEEIIHVHENDPARLAVLEISKHKVVNLPVLDDEGVIVGIVRALDIVKTLSSLYEIKVYKIFEAMSHELKGISWDELMEAAAIITRRRTGERITAAEYEERIKKATFGEAIWATGGLEKFFVGLIAIGELVIARKVARARK is encoded by the coding sequence ATGAAAGTTAAAGAGCTTATGGATAAAAAATTTATAGTAGTAGGCCCGGACGCCGACTTGGATGAAGTATCAGAAAAAATGGAAACATATAAAAGATTCACCATACCCGTGGTAGACGAGGAAAAGAAGCTTATAGGATGGATAACATCCCTTAACGTTATCAGGGGCCTTAGAGAGGGTAAAAAGAGGGTATCTGAGATCATGCACATACCAGAGGAGATCATACACGTCCATGAAAATGACCCGGCAAGACTAGCAGTCCTGGAAATCTCAAAACATAAAGTTGTTAACCTGCCGGTACTAGATGATGAAGGTGTCATTGTCGGAATCGTAAGGGCATTAGACATAGTTAAAACACTTTCCAGTTTATATGAGATCAAAGTTTACAAGATCTTTGAGGCCATGTCCCATGAATTGAAGGGTATAAGCTGGGATGAACTCATGGAAGCTGCTGCCATAATCACAAGAAGAAGAACAGGGGAAAGGATAACAGCAGCAGAATATGAGGAGAGGATAAAAAAGGCAACCTTTGGAGAGGCTATCTGGGCAACTGGTGGGCTTGAAAAATTCTTCGTCGGACTTATAGCAATCGGGGAATTAGTCATAGCCAGAAAGGTTGCAAGGGCCAGGAAATAA
- the cbiM gene encoding cobalt transporter CbiM: MHIPDGFIPISQCIVYWIIALVALYFSVRWASQKLDERQIPLFAVLAAGIFAIQAMNIPIPWGTSGHMVGAALVAIVFASPWAAVLLLSIVLILQGLIFGDGGITALGANILNMGIIGGFVGYYLFKGTKSLGEIPAVFIAAWASIFLAAIACAIEMWIAGTFPLDKGLAMMGLYHAVIGVIEGVLTVVIVLAVQSARPDLFSFKDWGKEKAEVLSK; this comes from the coding sequence TTGCATATACCAGATGGTTTCATACCAATTTCCCAGTGTATCGTCTACTGGATAATAGCACTAGTAGCCTTGTATTTCAGTGTTAGATGGGCCAGCCAAAAACTCGATGAAAGACAAATTCCACTCTTCGCAGTCTTAGCAGCCGGTATATTCGCGATACAAGCAATGAACATCCCCATCCCATGGGGTACTAGTGGGCACATGGTTGGCGCGGCACTCGTCGCCATAGTATTTGCCAGTCCATGGGCTGCGGTCCTATTGTTATCAATCGTACTTATACTACAAGGTCTAATATTCGGTGATGGTGGAATAACAGCATTAGGGGCTAACATCCTCAACATGGGTATCATCGGAGGATTTGTAGGATACTACCTATTCAAGGGCACAAAGAGCCTAGGAGAAATACCCGCAGTTTTCATAGCAGCATGGGCCTCAATATTCCTAGCAGCGATAGCATGTGCAATAGAAATGTGGATCGCCGGAACATTCCCATTAGATAAAGGACTTGCAATGATGGGATTATACCATGCAGTCATAGGGGTCATAGAAGGAGTCCTAACCGTAGTAATAGTACTAGCAGTTCAAAGCGCCCGCCCAGACCTGTTCTCATTTAAGGATTGGGGTAAAGAAAAGGCCGAGGTGTTATCTAAATGA
- a CDS encoding PDGLE domain-containing protein, whose amino-acid sequence MKSRDKKLLIGGVIIALIIAALAPFLASSNPDGLESTAEKVMPNPETEPFIESPLPDYTIPGLGKEGEILALVVGTIIVLIIAYGISAALKAGK is encoded by the coding sequence ATGAAGAGCCGAGACAAGAAATTACTTATTGGTGGGGTTATCATAGCCCTCATAATAGCAGCATTAGCACCATTCCTAGCATCTTCAAACCCTGATGGGCTAGAAAGTACTGCTGAGAAGGTTATGCCAAACCCTGAGACCGAACCATTCATAGAATCGCCCCTACCCGATTATACCATCCCAGGACTCGGCAAGGAAGGGGAGATACTCGCATTAGTCGTAGGTACGATAATTGTCCTGATCATAGCCTATGGTATAAGTGCAGCGCTTAAAGCTGGGAAATAA